A genomic region of Serratia fonticola contains the following coding sequences:
- a CDS encoding C40 family peptidase yields the protein MRLIITLFVLLFTQLFFNLAHAAPQARVSAEQRKSHVNEARLDDRKKKKADKSGKKVKVTTPQKTAKTKQPAVKSAKKTTTAKVKAKSRETAKAKVTPPKKGYKKGYGRHREERMATAKLAGHEKPLKLSPAHKKRYQHAKQTAMAKLMGQMGKPYRWGGSSPRTGFDCSGLIYYAYKDVVKIKMPRTANEMYHLRDAAPIKRNELEMGDLVFFRINNRGTADHVGVYLGNGKFIQSPRTGEEIRISQLDNDYWQNHYIGARRVVTPKTIR from the coding sequence ATGCGGTTAATTATTACGCTTTTTGTGCTGTTGTTCACACAGCTCTTCTTTAATCTGGCGCATGCTGCGCCGCAGGCTCGTGTTTCTGCCGAGCAGCGTAAGAGCCATGTTAATGAAGCCCGGCTTGATGACCGCAAGAAAAAGAAAGCGGACAAGTCCGGCAAGAAAGTGAAAGTCACTACCCCGCAAAAGACAGCAAAAACCAAACAACCGGCCGTTAAGAGCGCTAAAAAAACCACCACTGCCAAAGTGAAAGCCAAATCACGCGAAACAGCCAAAGCCAAAGTAACTCCGCCTAAGAAAGGTTACAAGAAGGGCTATGGCCGCCACCGTGAAGAAAGGATGGCGACCGCCAAACTGGCTGGACATGAAAAACCACTGAAACTCAGCCCAGCCCATAAGAAACGCTACCAGCACGCCAAGCAGACCGCGATGGCCAAGCTGATGGGGCAAATGGGCAAGCCTTATCGCTGGGGTGGCTCTTCACCTCGTACCGGCTTCGACTGCAGCGGTCTGATTTATTACGCCTATAAAGACGTGGTGAAAATTAAAATGCCCCGTACCGCCAACGAAATGTACCACCTGCGCGATGCAGCCCCGATCAAGCGCAATGAGTTGGAAATGGGCGATCTGGTCTTTTTCCGCATCAACAATCGCGGCACGGCCGATCATGTTGGTGTTTATCTCGGTAACGGCAAGTTTATCCAGTCACCCCGTACCGGCGAAGAAATCCGCATTAGCCAATTGGATAACGATTACTGGCAAAACCATTACATTGGCGCCCGCCGTGTCGTGACGCCAAAAACCATCCGCTGA